ATTTGAATGCCGGCATAGAAGATATTTCAGGAAATATTGTTAGGAAGTTAAAGAAAAAAGAAGTTGAAACAAAAAGTTATATTTCAAATAGTTTATTCTACAAAGATGATTACATAAAAACATTTACACTTAAACATAATGCATATCCATACAGAATTTCATACAATTATAAAAAAATTCATCACAACTTCTTTACTATAACAAATTGGAATCCGGTTATTGAATTTGAAACACCTACAAAAGATTCTGATTTAGAATTAATTATACCTAATAATTACAAAATTTTAATCAATCAAAAAAATATTTCAGAACCAATAATTGATAGTGTTGAACAAGAAATTAAATATGCATGGAGTTGCAAATGCAACAATAATTTTAAATTCAATATATTTTCACCAAAAAAAAATGAGCAAATACCATATGTTAAAATAGCCCCGATTAATTTTAAATACAGCATTTCAGGAAATCAAGAGAGCTGGAATAATTTCGGCAATTGGGTATATCAGTTAAATGAAGGTCTGGACATTCTTCCTGAGGATGAAAAAAATAAAATTGATGAATTACTAAAAGATAAATTAAAAACGAAAGATAAAATCAATTCTCTCTATAAATATCTTCAAGAAAATACCAGATACATTAATGTAAGTATTGATATTGGTGGTTACAAACCGTATCCTGCATTATATGTTTCAACAAACAAATATGGTGATTGTAAAGCATTAACAAACTATATGAAGTCTTTACTCTCTTATGCAGGGATTAAATCTTATTACAGTTTAATTTACAGGGGTGATAATTATAAAAGAATTGATAAAGATTTTACAACATCACAATTTAATCATGCAATTTTATTTATTCCGGGAGAGAAGGATACTACTTGGTTAGAGTGTACAAGCAAATATTTTCCTGCCGGGTATTTGGGAACTTCTACACAAGGAAGATATGCTTTAATAATTGATAAAGATAACAGCAAACTAATTAAAACACACGAATTGAGTATTAATGATGTTGAAGAAAACAGAACAATTTATTTTCAGTTTAATAATGACGGAACAGGGGATGTTGATTTAAACTTTCATTTAAAAGGTGATGAATACGAATACTTTAACAGTTTCAGCAAAACACTCAATAAAGATCAAAAAGA
The sequence above is drawn from the Bacteroidales bacterium genome and encodes:
- a CDS encoding DUF3857 domain-containing protein, giving the protein MKKFILTLTFILIFQHIFFSQINDAEIIKYNTKYSVSLNNILTEYVSVVIQINNRAGEDLTKIVIPFSEKSPLLNLNAGIEDISGNIVRKLKKKEVETKSYISNSLFYKDDYIKTFTLKHNAYPYRISYNYKKIHHNFFTITNWNPVIEFETPTKDSDLELIIPNNYKILINQKNISEPIIDSVEQEIKYAWSCKCNNNFKFNIFSPKKNEQIPYVKIAPINFKYSISGNQESWNNFGNWVYQLNEGLDILPEDEKNKIDELLKDKLKTKDKINSLYKYLQENTRYINVSIDIGGYKPYPALYVSTNKYGDCKALTNYMKSLLSYAGIKSYYSLIYRGDNYKRIDKDFTTSQFNHAILFIPGEKDTTWLECTSKYFPAGYLGTSTQGRYALIIDKDNSKLIKTHELSINDVEENRTIYFQFNNDGTGDVDLNFHLKGDEYEYFNSFSKTLNKDQKDKYIHRLIPFKNYDIKEWVIKTDSSNNASISFNACLNLKNYIKTYDDLKYISLFPSKIPSFEKPDKRIRDIRINYPINIKDSLIYKVIKGYKYKSFKDTSIVVKYGSYEIRSKIESDKIIVNKQFILFPNEYKLSEYDSFYEFIKSVKNIERKSPIVYIKIQ